In Spirochaeta thermophila DSM 6578, the DNA window GCCCACCGTGAACGCCTCACTGCACTCAAGACCGGAGGCCTCGCCTCCGAGAAAGACGAACTCGACCTGCTCGTCCAGATCACCCAGACCGCCGCCCGCATCGAGGAAGTCGAGGCCGACTCACGACTCATACTCCGTGAACTCGCCCTCCGCTGCGGGCTCGACCGGCTCGAAGGCCTTTCCATCCCCCCTGAACTCCTCACCGTGCAAGCCCCCTCCACCCTGGAACCCCTCCGCGACCGCCTCACCACCCTCCCTGCCGCTCTCGCAGTCGAGGCCCGGATCCACACCCAGGCGGCCCTCCTCGAGGCCGCAAAAGCCTCCTGGTGGCCGCACCTCCAGGTACAGGCGGGTGGCACCCTCGAATACCCCGGTCTCTCCCTCACCGAGGACGAAGCCGACATCCTCTTCACCGGACGCATCGGCCTCACCTGGCCCCTCTTCACCTCCGGCGCCCGCACCGCGCACATCGACGAACAGAAAGCCCGCCTCGAGGCAGCCCGGGCCACGCACACCCGCACCATCCGGGATCTCGCCCTTGCCTTCGACCGGCTCCTCGAGGAGGCGCATACCCGCTACACCGCCTATCAGGCGGACCGGGAGATCCTCGCGCTCGCGGAACGACGGCACGCCATCGTGCAGGAAGAGTGGCGCCAGGGGCAGACTCCCCTTGCCCAGCTCCTCGAAGCCGAGCAACGGCTCCGCGAAGCCGAACTCGGAGTTCAACAGGCACTCTACGCCTACCTCCTCGCCTACCACCAGACCCGCCTTTTCGCCGGATCACCACTCTTGCCACAGGAGGAGACCCCATGAGACGACTCATCATCCCCCTCACCCTGCTCTTTGCCGCCTGCAGTGCGGAACACGGCTGGTACACCGGCATCGTGGAGGGCACGCAGTACCTCCTCTCCAGCCCCGTGGCCGAACGCCTCGTCGCATTGGAAGTCCAGGAAGGCGACGAGGTAGAGGAAGACCAGATCCTCGCCCGACTCGACCATACCGCCCTCGACCTCAAGATCACCGCACTCGAGGCCCAACTCGAACAACTTGTCTACCAGGACGAGGAGCTCGAAGCCCGCATCCGACAAGCCGCAGAGATGCGGGATTACCTGCGCACCACCTACGAACGCAACAAGACCCTGCTCGAAGCCCAGGCAGTCTCACCCCAGACCGTGGACGAGCTCGCTTCCCGACTCTCCAACCAGGAGGCAGAGCTGGCCGCACTCCAGGCCCGGAAGAAGGCCCTCCACGCCCAGAGGAAGGCCCTTCAGGCAGAGCTCGAAGGCCTCGAACTCCAGCGCACACGCACCCTCATCGCCGCACCCGCAGCAGGGATCGTGGAGGAAGTCTTCTACGACGTGGGGGAGATGGTCCCGTCCTTCTCCCCCGTGGTGGAGGTGGCGGATCTCGCCCACGTCTACACCACCGTCTACGTGGAAGAGAGGACCCTCGCCCGGATACAGCCCGGGCAGGAGGTGCGCGTCCGCACCGTGCTCGACGAGCGGACCGGCACGGTGGTGAAACTCCCCACCAAAGCCGAGTTCTCTCCCAAGGAGGTCCGCACCCCCGAGACCCGGGAGGCCCTGGTCTACGGGGTGAAGGTGCTCATCCCCAACGACGACCTCGTGGTCAAGATAGGCATGCCGGTGGAGGTCTCGTTCCAATGACCCTCGTGCGAGTAGAAGGCCTCACACACACCTACCAGAGCAGGCCTGCGGTGGACGACATCACCTTCACGATAGAGGAAGGCCGCATCGTGGGGCTCATAGGTCCCGATGGTGCGGGGAAGACCACCACCATGCGCATCCTCCTCGGGATGGAACACCCCGAGAGCGGCACCATCCATCTCCCCGAGGAGGACCACTCTCACTGGATCAGGAGCCATGTGGGCTACATGCCCGAGCGATTCTCCCTCTACGAAGACCTCACGGTGGAAGAAAACCTCTGGTTCTTCGCCACTGTCCACGGCCTCTCCGAGGCCCAGTTCAGGGAGAAGGCCGCCTGGCTCTACCGCTTCAGCAGGCTTGAACCATTCAGGACTCGGAGGGCCGGTGCCCTCTCAGGCGGGATGAAGCAGAAACTCGCCCTCTCGTGTGCCCTGCTCCACGCCCCCCGCCTCCTCATCCTCGATGAACCTACCACCGGCGTGGATCCACTCTCTCGCAAAGAGTTCTGGGACATGCTCGACACCCTCAAGGGAGAGGGCATGGGCATCCTCATCTCAACTCCCAACCTCGGCGAGGCCGAGCACTGCGACACCGTGCTCTTCCTCCATGAGGGGAAAATCATGCTTCAGGGCTCCCCCGATCAACTCAGCGGGAGGATGGAGGGCCGCATCTTTCGGATCGACACCGAGACCGATCCCCGGGCACTCCGGGAGGAAGTACGCAGGATGGCGCCCCACATCCCCTGCTACCTCGGGCCGGACGGGCTCCGCCTCGCAGCCACCCCTGAGGAACTCTCTCCGATCGTCTCGGCCGGCTATCGCATCGAAGGTCCCCTTTCCCCCAGGCTGGAAGACGCCTTCCTCGCCACCTTCCTCGGCATAAGAGACCGGGAGGCGTTATGAACAGAGGGCAGCACACCACCCCTCCCATGATCGAAGTGGAAGGACTCGTGAAGCGTTTCGGCACCTTCATCGCGGTGGACCACATCTCGTTTTCGGTAGCCCGAGGAGAAGTCTTCGGCCTTCTGGGAGCCAACGGGGCCGGGAAGACCACCACCATAAGGATGATCTGCGGCCTCCTCGCTCCCACTGAAGGCCGCATCTTCGTGGATGACATACCGGTCCACCGGCGGCCCCGCCTCGCCCGCACCCGTATCGGCTACCTCTCCCAACGCTTCTCTCTCTACGAGGACCTCTCTCCCGAGGAAAACCTGCGCTTCTTCTCCGCCCTCTACGGAGTACCCCAAGACACGACGAAGGCTCACCTTGCCCGTCTCTCTTCATGGCTCGGGGAGGGATTTCGTCAGCCGGTACGCACGCTCCCCCTGGGATTCAGACAGCGCGTCGGCCTCATGTGCGCCCTCCTCCACGATCCGCCCCTTCTCATCCTCGACGAGCCTACTTCTGGAGTAGATCCCATCGGAAGGCAGGAGTTTTGGGAGGAGATCTACCGCCAGAGCTCGGAGGGTAAAACCATCCTGGTGACCACCCACTACATGGAAGAGGCCGAATACTGTCAGCGGGTGGCAATCATGCATCAGGGAAAGCTCCTCAACGAAGGGGCTCCGCGGGAAATCATGGCCCGATCCGGCACACGCACCCTCCAGGAGGCCTTCATACACATGGTGAAATCAGGAGATACGGGATGAAACTCTGGGCTCTCCTCCGAAAAGAATGGTGGCACCTCGCCCGAGACTACCGCACGCTCCTCGTACTCTTCATTCTCCCCCTCCTCCAGCTCATCCTCCTCGGGTATGCCATGGAAACAGAGCCGAAACAGATCCTCCTCGTGATCCACGACTTCGATCGGACATCCCTCTCCCGGACTCTCGTGGACCGTCTTTCAGGCAATCCACTCTTTCTCGTGAGACGCTCCGAGCTCCCTGCATCAGAGCTCTTCGCACGGAGGGAAGCGGAGGCCGTACTCACCCTCCTTCCCGGCACTACCCGGAGCCTCATCCGGGGAGGCGACATCCTCCCCCACCTCGCAGTGGACGCCTCCGATCCGCAGCGGGCCCAGACTGTGGCCGCCTACATCCTCCACGCCATCTCCGCGGTCCTCGCATCCATCCCCTCGTCCTCTATCTCCGCCACCCCTGTCTTCCTCTACAACCCCACACGGGAGAGCGCCTTCTTCTTCGTACCCGGAATCACCGCCCTCCTCATTCTCATGGCCTCCGCCCTGCTCTCCAGCCTCACCATCACAAGGGAAAAGGAGTCGGGAACCTTCACACTCCTCAGGCTCTCCCACCTCTCCCCGGCCGAGGTGATAGGGGGCAAGCTCATCCCCTATTTCCTCCTCGCAGGGATCCTCTCACTGGTGGTCCTGGCTGCGGGCATGCTCCTCTTCGGCGTGCCGCTCAAGGGGAACGCGTTCCTCCTCGTAGGGGTCCTCCTCCTCTACACCCTCACCGGGATCAGCATGGGCATCCTGGTCTCGAGCGTGGCCCCCACCCAGCAGTCCGCCATGCTCATGTCGCTTCTCATCACCCTCTTCCCCACCCTCCTTCTCTCGGGCTTCATCTTTCCCCTCGAGTCCATGCCCCTGGTCCTGAGGATGATAGGCCACGCCCTGCCCGCCACCTACTTCCTCCAGTGCCTGCGGGGCATCATGCTCAAGGGGAACACCGTCTCCCAGCTCATCCCTCAACTCTCAGCCCTGGGTGGATTCACCTTGTTCTTCCTCTTCGTGGGCACGGTGCGCGCAAAAACCCTCATGGAGCTCTCGTCATGAAACGACTCCTCGCCTTTCTCAGGAAGGAATTCCTCCTTCTCAAGGCCGATCCGCTGCTTCCTCGTCTCATGATCGCAGCCCCGCTCGTCCAGCTCCTGGTGCTCGGCTACGCCCTCACCTTCGAGACTGCGCACGTGAAGACCGCGATCCTCGACCTCGACCGCTCTCCGGCCTCCCGTTCCCTCACGGCCGCCCTCGAGGCGAGCGACAGGTTCGATCTCGTCGCCCGTGTGACATCTCTCGACGAGCTCGAGGAACGCATCGAGGAGTGGGAGGTGAAGCTTGGGATCTACATCCCCCCGGACTTCTCCCGACACCTCGAAAGGGGACAGGCCCAGGTGCTCTGCCTTCTCGATGCCGTGGATGGCACCCAGGCCTTCACGGCCTACACCTATTTCGAGGCCTTGGTGGCACAAACCTTTCGTCACGCCGGCACTCAACCCGTATTCCGTGAGGGAAGCGCCACGGTGCACTACTGGTACAACCCGCTCCTCAAGAGCCAGGTGTATATGGTCCCCGGGCTCGTGATCCTCATCGTCACCGTGGTCTCGCTCCTCCTCGGCTCGCTCTCCCTCGTACGGGAGAAGGAACAGGGCACGCTCGACCAGCTCCTGGTGAGTCCCCTCTCCCCACTCCAGATCCTGGCAGGCACGCTCTTCCCCTTCCTCCTCTACTCCCTCGCCGAACTCTCTCTCGCCATGACCGCGGCATGGGCCATCTTCGGCACCATCCCGCAAGGAAACATCCTCTCGCTCTTCCTCGTGGTCATCCTCTACCTCTTCGCCACCCTGGGGCTCGCCCTCCTCATCTCCACGGTCTCGCACACCCAGACACAGGCTCTCTTCTTCGCCTGGTTCGCCATGGTGATGCTCATCCTCCTGAGCGGGTTCCTCATCCCTGTGGCGAACATGCCCGAGTGGCTCAAGGCCCTCACCCTGCTCAACCCCCTCCGCTACATGATGACCGTGGTGCGGGAGCTCTACATAAAAGGAGCACCCCTCTCCGCGCTCTGGAGAGAGGTGCTCGCACTCGGAGGGCTCGGGATCATCGTCATGGGTGCCGCAGCAGCCCGCTTCGGACGAAGCAGCACCTAAGGGCTAGACCAGCGCACGCCCGGGTTCCTCCAGGTACTTCGCGAGGTCGGCCATGAAGGCAGCCCCCAGTGCGCCGTCTATGGTCCTGTGATCGCAGGAGAGGGTGAGCCGCACGATGCGCGCCGGCACCACGCCTCCTCCCTCCCACACCGGTTCGGTAGTCACCGCCCCCACGGCGAGTATGGCCGAAGCGGGCGGATTGATGATGGCCGTGAACTCCGTGATGCCATAAGACCCCAGGTTGCTGATGGTGAACCCCGCCCCGCTGTACTCCTCAGGGGCCAGCTTCGCTTCACGGGCCCTGGCGATGAGGTCCTTGAGCTCGTGATCGATCTCCTCCACGGTCTTGTACTCACAGGAACGCACCACGGGGGTGATGAGGCCGCCGGGGAGCGCCACGGCGAGCCCAATGTCCACCGAATCGAAGTAGCGGATGGCCTCGCCCTCCCATGAGGAGAGGATCTGCGGATGCCGCACGAGGGCCTCGGCAGCGAGCTTCATGAGGAAGGCATTGAAGGAGAGCCGCTCCTCCCGGCTTTCGTTCACCTGCTCCCGCAGGGCAACGAGCCTGTCGGCGCGGACCTTCACCGTGAGGGTGAAGTGGGGAGCGGTGCGCTTCGACTCGGAGAGCCGCCGTGCGATGGCCGCCCGCATGGGCGTCACGGGCTCCAGCCCGCCTGCAACCCGCCGCGGCCCACCGGATGCTGCCAGGGGAGCGGCGTGTCCGGCCTTCGCGGCCTCCTCCACGTCCTGCACCGTCACCCTGCCACCCGGCCCGGAGCCACGCACCACCCGCAGGTCCACACCAAGTTCCTTCGCCCGCTTCCGCGCAAGTGGGCTCGCCTTCACCCTTCCGGGAGGAAGTGGCAGCTCCACCGTACCTCCCGTCTCCACCGGTTCACGGACATCTCTCCTCTCTCCTGTCTTCACACGCACCGCCTTCTTCTCAGCTCCCAGTGGAGAAGCAGCGCTTTCCACCTCAACCCGGGGTTCCTCTCGCTCTCGTGCCCCCCCTCCCTTTTCTACAGCCTTTGTCTCTCCTGTATCACTCGAAATCTCGGCGAGGATCGAGGAGACGTCCTCCCCCTCCTCCCCGAGAACCGCGATCACCTCACCCACCCGTGCCTTCTCCCCCTCCTTCTTGAGGATCTCGAGGAGCACGCCGCTCTGGGTGGATTCGTAGTCCATCGTGGCCTTGTCGGTCTCCACCTCACAGAGGACATCCCCGCTCTCGACCCTGTCACCCTTGTTCTTGTGCCAGGCGACGATCGTTCCTTCCTCCATGGTGGGGGAGAGGGCTATCATGAGCACCTTTTCCGCCATAGTCTACTCCAGATAGAGCACCCTGGAGACTGCCGCCACCACCTTCTCCACGGAAGGCTGCACTGCGAGCTCCAGCGTGTGGTTGTAGGGCATGGGAACGTCCTCGGACGTCACGATCTCCACCTGGGCGTCCAGGTCGTCGAAGCAGGCCCTGCCGACGGCCCAGGCCACGAACGAAGCAGGCCCGCACATGGGCCAGGCCTCGTCCACCACCACGGCCCGGTGGGTCTTGCGCACCGAGGCGAAGATCGTCTCGGTGTCGAGGGGTCTGAGCGATCTGAGGTCCACCACCTCCACATCCACCCCCCGCTCCTCGAGTACCTTCGCCGCCTCCATCACGACCTTGAGCGGCTTGGAGTAGGTGATCACCGACACATCCTTCCCCGGTCGTTTGATATCGGCCTTCCCGATGGGGACGACGTACTCCTCCTCGGGCACCTCTCCCTGCCAGGCGTACATGAGCTCCGCCTCGAGCATCACCACCGGGTCGTCATCCCTGATGGCCGACTTGAGGAGCCCCTTCGCATCGTAGGGCGTGGCGGGTGCCACCACCTTGAGACCGGGCACATGCATCCAGAAGGCGGCGAGCGACTGGGAGTGCTGCGACGAGAGGTACTCCGCAGGTCCGTTGGGGCCCCTGAAGACGATCGGCACCTTGAGCTGGCCGCCCGACATGTGACGCATCTTGGCCGCATTGTTGATCACCTGGTCCATGGCCAGGATGGCGAAGTTGTGGGTCATCCACTCCACCACCGGCCTGAGCCCTGCGATCGCCGCCCCTATCCCGATACCGGTGAATCCGAGCTCGGAGATGGGGGTGTCGATCACACGCTTCGGACCGTACTTGGCGAGCAGCCCTCTGCTCACCTTGTAGGCCCCGTCGTACTCCCCCACCTCCTCACCCATGAGGAACACTCGTTCGTCCCTCGCCATCTCCTCGTCGAGGGCCTGGTTGAGCGCTTCCCTATAAGTCATGACCGCCATGTGGCATCCTCCCCTGCATACACATCTTCGTATATGGTGTGAAGTGCAGGCTCTTCACTTCGCTCGGCAAACTCCACAGCCTCATCCACTTCCTTTTGAATCTCCTCATAGAGGGCCCTGAACGTCTTCTCTTCGAGAAGCCCCTCCTCCTCCATGAAAGTCTTGAGCCTCCCTATGGGATCCTGGCGCTTGTACTCCTCGAGC includes these proteins:
- a CDS encoding TolC family protein — its product is MKPLQTLFFLTLLATLLPAQSPDLPTLLTLAFQHDPDIHALSAEASAADASRHQALASLLPSLGLSASAAFQSDIPHATLTLPIGTLDLELGDTTSYQAGLLATWEWSLGMEGLARLEAARHTLTAARLLVSAHGQELTRTILTLAFRYRLSLASTQSLQAALARLQAHRERLTALKTGGLASEKDELDLLVQITQTAARIEEVEADSRLILRELALRCGLDRLEGLSIPPELLTVQAPSTLEPLRDRLTTLPAALAVEARIHTQAALLEAAKASWWPHLQVQAGGTLEYPGLSLTEDEADILFTGRIGLTWPLFTSGARTAHIDEQKARLEAARATHTRTIRDLALAFDRLLEEAHTRYTAYQADREILALAERRHAIVQEEWRQGQTPLAQLLEAEQRLREAELGVQQALYAYLLAYHQTRLFAGSPLLPQEETP
- a CDS encoding HlyD family secretion protein, with translation MRRLIIPLTLLFAACSAEHGWYTGIVEGTQYLLSSPVAERLVALEVQEGDEVEEDQILARLDHTALDLKITALEAQLEQLVYQDEELEARIRQAAEMRDYLRTTYERNKTLLEAQAVSPQTVDELASRLSNQEAELAALQARKKALHAQRKALQAELEGLELQRTRTLIAAPAAGIVEEVFYDVGEMVPSFSPVVEVADLAHVYTTVYVEERTLARIQPGQEVRVRTVLDERTGTVVKLPTKAEFSPKEVRTPETREALVYGVKVLIPNDDLVVKIGMPVEVSFQ
- a CDS encoding ABC transporter ATP-binding protein; this translates as MTLVRVEGLTHTYQSRPAVDDITFTIEEGRIVGLIGPDGAGKTTTMRILLGMEHPESGTIHLPEEDHSHWIRSHVGYMPERFSLYEDLTVEENLWFFATVHGLSEAQFREKAAWLYRFSRLEPFRTRRAGALSGGMKQKLALSCALLHAPRLLILDEPTTGVDPLSRKEFWDMLDTLKGEGMGILISTPNLGEAEHCDTVLFLHEGKIMLQGSPDQLSGRMEGRIFRIDTETDPRALREEVRRMAPHIPCYLGPDGLRLAATPEELSPIVSAGYRIEGPLSPRLEDAFLATFLGIRDREAL
- a CDS encoding ABC transporter ATP-binding protein, producing the protein MNRGQHTTPPMIEVEGLVKRFGTFIAVDHISFSVARGEVFGLLGANGAGKTTTIRMICGLLAPTEGRIFVDDIPVHRRPRLARTRIGYLSQRFSLYEDLSPEENLRFFSALYGVPQDTTKAHLARLSSWLGEGFRQPVRTLPLGFRQRVGLMCALLHDPPLLILDEPTSGVDPIGRQEFWEEIYRQSSEGKTILVTTHYMEEAEYCQRVAIMHQGKLLNEGAPREIMARSGTRTLQEAFIHMVKSGDTG
- a CDS encoding ABC transporter permease is translated as MKLWALLRKEWWHLARDYRTLLVLFILPLLQLILLGYAMETEPKQILLVIHDFDRTSLSRTLVDRLSGNPLFLVRRSELPASELFARREAEAVLTLLPGTTRSLIRGGDILPHLAVDASDPQRAQTVAAYILHAISAVLASIPSSSISATPVFLYNPTRESAFFFVPGITALLILMASALLSSLTITREKESGTFTLLRLSHLSPAEVIGGKLIPYFLLAGILSLVVLAAGMLLFGVPLKGNAFLLVGVLLLYTLTGISMGILVSSVAPTQQSAMLMSLLITLFPTLLLSGFIFPLESMPLVLRMIGHALPATYFLQCLRGIMLKGNTVSQLIPQLSALGGFTLFFLFVGTVRAKTLMELSS
- a CDS encoding ABC transporter permease yields the protein MKRLLAFLRKEFLLLKADPLLPRLMIAAPLVQLLVLGYALTFETAHVKTAILDLDRSPASRSLTAALEASDRFDLVARVTSLDELEERIEEWEVKLGIYIPPDFSRHLERGQAQVLCLLDAVDGTQAFTAYTYFEALVAQTFRHAGTQPVFREGSATVHYWYNPLLKSQVYMVPGLVILIVTVVSLLLGSLSLVREKEQGTLDQLLVSPLSPLQILAGTLFPFLLYSLAELSLAMTAAWAIFGTIPQGNILSLFLVVILYLFATLGLALLISTVSHTQTQALFFAWFAMVMLILLSGFLIPVANMPEWLKALTLLNPLRYMMTVVRELYIKGAPLSALWREVLALGGLGIIVMGAAAARFGRSST
- a CDS encoding dihydrolipoamide acetyltransferase family protein, which translates into the protein MAEKVLMIALSPTMEEGTIVAWHKNKGDRVESGDVLCEVETDKATMDYESTQSGVLLEILKKEGEKARVGEVIAVLGEEGEDVSSILAEISSDTGETKAVEKGGGAREREEPRVEVESAASPLGAEKKAVRVKTGERRDVREPVETGGTVELPLPPGRVKASPLARKRAKELGVDLRVVRGSGPGGRVTVQDVEEAAKAGHAAPLAASGGPRRVAGGLEPVTPMRAAIARRLSESKRTAPHFTLTVKVRADRLVALREQVNESREERLSFNAFLMKLAAEALVRHPQILSSWEGEAIRYFDSVDIGLAVALPGGLITPVVRSCEYKTVEEIDHELKDLIARAREAKLAPEEYSGAGFTISNLGSYGITEFTAIINPPASAILAVGAVTTEPVWEGGGVVPARIVRLTLSCDHRTIDGALGAAFMADLAKYLEEPGRALV
- a CDS encoding pyruvate dehydrogenase complex E1 component subunit beta; this encodes MAVMTYREALNQALDEEMARDERVFLMGEEVGEYDGAYKVSRGLLAKYGPKRVIDTPISELGFTGIGIGAAIAGLRPVVEWMTHNFAILAMDQVINNAAKMRHMSGGQLKVPIVFRGPNGPAEYLSSQHSQSLAAFWMHVPGLKVVAPATPYDAKGLLKSAIRDDDPVVMLEAELMYAWQGEVPEEEYVVPIGKADIKRPGKDVSVITYSKPLKVVMEAAKVLEERGVDVEVVDLRSLRPLDTETIFASVRKTHRAVVVDEAWPMCGPASFVAWAVGRACFDDLDAQVEIVTSEDVPMPYNHTLELAVQPSVEKVVAAVSRVLYLE